TCGGGTCAAGGGGCGACGGCTTCGGGTTGGGATcgccggccgtggcggcggagaAAAAGCGATGCCGGGGCGGGAGCCATGGGAACGGGGGTTGCGGCgcgaggcggtggaggtgggagAGGAGCGGGAGGATGAGTCGGCGGTGCGGGGAGGTCGTggagcggcggagcagcgccgcggcgacggcggcggcggccattggGTTTGGTTTGGCTAGGCCGGCggcatggcggcgcggcggtggaggaagaTGGGAagcgattttttatttttatatttttcattttcattttttacaaaaatatattttcgtttttgAAATTAATAGAAATATATCACCTGGCAGCGGGGGGCGGCAGTGTATTTTCTGCAAAAAATTTCACACAAAATTTGCGCTAAGGCCCCTGGaagaccggtcgcccggcagagGGCCGGCCGGCTACCCCTCCACTATTTAAGGGTTGGCTGCTCCTCCACCCCTCATTTGTATCACTAAAAttacagaaaaaaaagagagggagggagggagagaggcgaagctctgccggatTTTCAaaccggcgactgcaggtaaccaaaattcttctacgctttacaaacagtttatgttgtaattatttttatttacatagtAGATTAGCAAGCAGTTTAATACAAGCGTTGATACAgtacattagcaatctgattACGCACTTGTGATTGTcagggctcaacaccatggcatcctcaggatccacctacatttCATAGAGTAAGGTGACGGCAACAGTCTCCCAAGGAGTCAAGATGTCTATGTGCTTTTGAGGATCCTTGTGCAAGCTAATGAAATCAAGGAttttgggggacgactttggcaTGAGGTTCTTCTTGTGCGAGAATTACGAATATGACCCGCCCAAACATTACGGCAAGGATCGAGTAAAGGTACTACAAAATACTATCAGAGTTTACCACTTTCAGATCTGGTAATGACTTCTAATATGATTTGGGAAAAAACTCCACcacctctatgtgatttcgtgcagtggttagacatcgagcaatctcagcaggataaggaccacgtTGAGCGTCAAGtaaggtgggctgcacaaaggtggcaacgaatgctgcatgaagaacagatggagaAGAAGTGTAAGAAAGaccaggaagagattcagaggagaattgcagaagtggaacgtcaggaggcagaggaacgtgaagctgatagggagaggaagcgagagagggcccgccgtgctaaggaagcaggtcatgaagctattaggaagggaaaatatccccggcgcactcagtaaagcaccaccatATAATCtcggcattttacatttcctaaaGCATGTTAGTTTTGctcacaacacgaggttatcgtgttgcacatgccactgctTTTCATTTTTCAAGTAGCTAGTAGTACGAACGCCTTAGtcctctgctttgtaatcgtagcattgtttaTAAAATTGTATTGCAAACCGGAAATTTATAGTTCGTAACAACCtttctattttcagtacactacatTTAGTGAGCAATTTAATTCAACGAGTCTACACATTTAGAACTGCAACTaagaaatcttactacacaaatatCTTCGTAATGTTACATGCTACCATCTAGTTTAAATACATATCTATACATAAGAAAATGTAATTACCACATACAGGtgggaatacatatccatacatctggttcaaatacatatccacacataacgaaatctaaacgcgacgggctccaaaatccggaggcaatccatcggtgggattcccagaaggtccaacctcaacaccagcattatcttcatgcattttagggcacttcttgtaagtatgaccgtctgctccacacaggttgcatcgttttttcttctttcctgcctcagactcatccattctGTTACAgatacgaagtgtctgccgtcgacctacccctctcctagcatctggattgggaatatacattggagagatatttggtgtaATGAATGATGCCAGACTGCCTATGACATATATCTCATGGCTCCAAGTGTGCAAAGCGGTTTTTTTCTGTaatattttgaaacaaaaaccccaggttccaacccagattctgaacatgccgcaatgacatgggagcatggtaagtgaagaaaCTGTGGCTTCTTGCAACTACAAAACATCTTGCCTTCCGGAGTTATCAAGCAATTCTGAATGActctttgtctgcggacaccctgacCTGTCttgtccttgcatgaaacctcaaacctttgattctttgtgcccatggagaccactctgtCATATTGAGcattttcaatcttttcttttatatatttAGTGACCCTATTAAAAAAACTACTCCTGAatcattaagtaagacagcagctgcctggtaccgctctctgaagtaccttttgcatccgtacatgatgaactcaactatgCCAATAAGAAGAAAACCACAAACATgatgcattaccatattgtaacactctgcgtggttggttgtctcgatcccatatcgacgcccaccagtgtcgtatagaattgaccacttctccttaggtgcatccttaatccactgtgtgaaaggtccgcCGCTTGAACGTCTCCGACTGGAGGATGAGGCCTGTTCCTGTAGAagctcggcgcacatgttatATAGCACCTGCCACAAAGCATCAAATTTtcgctgctgattctgagtgtacaacctcttgaacaaattcataaattccttattcttgaagtgctcataaaagtttgcacccacatgccttatgcaccacctactcacaacatctggccatagaggaggtTGTCCTCGACTTTCTTCATGTAGTTACCTTATTGCTGTTAGAAGACCTGCATGcctgtcactgatgaggcaaaaATCTAGCCTTGCAgtaacaacgtgaatcttcacacgttaaaggaaccagtaccagctttctgtgttctcattctcaagaaaaagcaaaggcaatgggaaccacctgcttgttgcaatcaactccaatcgctgtcagtattgtccccctatatcttcctgtcaagaatgtgccATCGATACACAGAACAGaaagacaatacataaatgccctcacacatgcaccaaggcagaagaaaaCACGAAACAGAAACTCAGGTCCCCAtataaactcggtacaatgtaggtatcaaTCGCGCTATTACAGaatttctctgcacaattgctgacagtatgtgaggcaggttatcatatgatgccttaTATGTGCCgaatctcatctcaaacaccttttgttttgtaCGCCAAgtctttgcatagctgattttgtattgaaaacggtcgtcTATGACCttaattatcaattttggctcataatcaattttgtcgagaatcaccccatacatcttcttggccacgaaagtggatgtgatgttacggtgatTTTGCGCAACAGCAGTCAATCTGCATGTATGTGGTGTAATAATTGAACACTtccagtgtgtcttgtacttgcccttgtaggcatgtactcgccatgtacaatcaCCATTGACACATTTCATCTCATATTCTTTGATGTTAGACTTCACAACtatctgaattccttcctcaacaatatagcccaaagcttcacagcTTTAATGTtaggatactttgccccctgAAAAACatcattctctctgtattcgtatTTATTACCCCTAATATTttgtatcactggatttccaaaacccttgtcTCGCCATTCATCTAGCAACGGGTAatcctcatcgtctgatgagtccccacattcttccatcattctAGCCTCTACAGCTTCcactattccaggtatccgctcccccttatcagctaaaccttgcggcttaggttgaatgacatgcacgttctgatcttctttttctcatacCTGACcagctataccttgcggctcagatTCTATGACATGtatgttctgatcttcatttttttgttctattgattggttcatatgagatgatgtattTGTGGACCCTTCACCGAAATAAcctgccttctggtgaatctgaattagcattgcaaaagGCCACCCACGTTCAAGAGCTGCTTGTatgtaagtccgccattcttcgCTGTTTgttataagcatcaactcccagaaatccccctCTGTTGCCCAATtcgtcacagtctgaacggttaggaaataGGTCTTttgattcacattgaatatctcgtgaagccatttgtgtatggaaccaaaactcctctctaagggtttatctattccgcactctctgcgttcaaaagctgatagatctactccatacacatcatgagaaatatagtagtcaccataatgaacttgaaaatgaagcttgctcgacatatctggccacaCAATAATGCTATtcattaaactgattgctaatctactgtatcaacaaaaataattacaacataaactGTTtataaagcgtagaagaattttgattacctgcagtcgccggtttgaaaatccggcagggcttcgcctctctccctccctccctctcttttttttctagaattttagtgatgcaaatgaggggtggaggCAGCCAACCCTTAAATAGTGGAGGGgcagccggccgccccgctgccgggcgaccggtcctccaggggcCTCAGCGCAATTTTTTCGTGaaattttttgcagaaaagcccctgccgcctcacagcggggcgaccaggtcccggtcgcccagcagcggggcggccggggtatatttctgtaaattttgaaaacaaaaatatattttttaaaaaacgaaaatgtaaaataaaaaaataaaaaaatcgcaGAAGGGAAAGGGAGAGGCGGCGCGCGAGTGGCGGGCCTGGTGGGCCGTGGTGGGCTGTAGCATCCCTGGACCAGTTCACAAATATACAACTCCTTGTGGACTTGAATGCGAAAGGGACACGCTCCCTCCATCCCCAACCGCGCAATTCCGATCACTTGCAGCTCATGCGCCGCACacggacacacacacaccctcTGGAAACCCAGGCCTCCATCGGATGCGGTGCCTGACCTGCGCCGCGTCCAccaccgcgccggccgcgcgcggcgctgtCAGGAGCGTCAGCCGCCGGAGGGTTGTCGTCGAGGGCGCCTCCTCGGCAacccacggcggcgaggaagcgcCTCCGAGGTTTGGCTATCTCTTTCCGCACACTAGGAGTTGATTTTCCGGAGACATGACGTTGAAAGTTGAATGACAATCAAGTAGTGCTCGGTTTCTACATGCTTTCCTCGTGTCTGTAATTGGTGGTTCGGCTTCTATTCCAGCATccaatttcatttttttttctgttcatCTCAGCCAGAGTAATGGGTGCTGGCTCAGTGGTTCGTACAATGCGTTTAACTTGTGGCACCTAGGAGTCCCTTTGGCTCTCATGAGTGCAAGATAAGAGTTTAATTACAATTCACGTTACTTAACAACTAGCGCTTTAACGCCATTTCTACACCTagctcttttcaaaaaaaagaagaagaagaagaagaaagaaaactaGTACACCTAGTACATGTTTGGTTGCTAGCTACATTTAAGGTTAGGCAAGCAAAGAATTTGGAGGCCACACTTTTTTCTTGGCTAAGGGAATCTTGCCACACTTCTAGTTTCTATGACATGTGGAGCCCAAAAGAATCTTGCCTAAGCTTGGTTACCAATCAAACACCTACCAACTTGGTCAAACTTGCCTAAGATTAGGTGTGGTAAAGTGTGGCTAGGAACCAAACACCCCCATCTAGTCATTTTGTGTACATGCATTAGGTGTTGCTAGCAGATTGGATAAGTTTTAGTTTTCTAATCCTTTTCTTTTACTTATGAGATGGATGCTCACTGTTCGCCAATTTTCATCCTATTTTTGTTTCATAAATCTTTTAGGTCATCGAGAACAACATGTGATCTTGGTGAAATATCAAGCAAAGCCTTGTTTCTTGTGTCAAAGAGGCAGCTTATCGCCTTGTCAGCCTTTTGTTTTAGCTTACATTCTTCAAGGTACTTATCAGGTTCGGACTAAGTGACATAGTAATTTAGGTGTTCATAGAAATTTATTTGGCTCCTTTTACCTTACCACGCAGTTTCCTTTTTGTAGCATGTTACTTTAAAGTTGTTCATGGTTTGGGCTCTTTTAATTTGACATTTTTTACTGCAGCACTTGCTTTGGGTGAACCATCTGTCAAAATTGAGGATGTGACTCCTAAGATTTTCCCATCTGCTCCATTATTTCCAACTGAGGTCAGTGCTCAGTTGAACCTACTTCCTTGATTTATCCTATAAGCCTGTTCACAAAGATGTTCACACCTCTTTGGGTCATGCTCCTGAATGGCAGAAACGGATCGCTGAACTTTTCGAAACAAATACTTACTCAGTCGTCAATATTTTTGATGCAACACTACGGCCACAGCTTAATGTAACTGGCGTTGTGGAGGTAAACTAAAAGCTTTTTCATGTCCCAACTTCTTACTCAAGAGTATTAGTTAATTGTTGCATGTTCTGTAGAAGCACTAGAATCATCTACATTATCGTTTCTTCTCCTTATAATTTGATCAAGCTAAAACTAGAGTACTAAACAAAAACTTGCTGATTTGTTGTTCCATTCTTGTTGGTATATTTTGTAGATAGTGTTTAAATGACATATTGTTACTACTAATAAAGGTTTGATAAGCTCTTGTTTGAATGAAACTTCTTATCCATTTTAGATCCCTGAAGGAAATGGTTCTGGTGTAGTGTGGGATGATTCTGGACATATTGTTACAAATTATCATGGTACATTAATCTGAGACAATCACACCTCCACAATCCACTGTATATGAGGCTATGAGCAATATGActcacaattttttttctgtGCTTCACAGTGGTTGGCAGTGCTCTTTCAAAAAATCCCAAGCCTGGTGAAGTCGTTGCACGTGTCAACATTCTTGCTGCTGAGGGGTAAATACTTAACTGCACTGGCTTTGATACATCTTGTATATGGTAGACAACTAATAGCATTCTGTATCTACTTGAAAGGATACAGAAAAGTTTCGAAGGCAAATTGGTTGGTGCAGATCGTGCTAAAGATCTTGCTGTTCTTAAGGTAAGATGTATTTTGACTAATGCTGTGTTCTGAAATATAGCCTACAAGTATTGTCACCATAGCTCATCCTTATCTCACTTTCAATGTATGGCATCATAAAGAGAGCATAAAAAGACCATATCGTTCCCCTCCTTTTCACCCTAGGATCAGAAATTTAGACCCTCCTCTTTCCTAGTGTTTGGAAATGAAAGCCCAGAACTTGACTACTTGAGAAGTTAGGTTGTAGGATAtggtttttactttttttttcttttttcttgttaGGCGGGCTGTTGAATATTTATATACTCTGCAATATAATTCTCAATTGATTTCATATACCATTTCAGTCTTCTACATGTGTCACAACCAATTGTTTCTGTCGTTAACCATTGAATTATCTGTCTAGTAATCTAGTTATTTAGATGATCCAGATGGCATATGGCGCAGACCAATAaatctttgaaaaaaaatagaaatactTGAGAGCCTTTATttccacaaagtcgcatctCTCATTTTCCAACCAATTTAATCACAGTCCTTTTGTGATTTTCACCCAAGTTTGATAATTGTTTATTAATTGGAAAAATTCTTGCCAGTCATTTTCTTTCAGTACCTAATACATGGACATGTAATAGGTCGATGCTCCTACAGATCTCTTGAAGCCAATTAATGTGGGGCAATCATCAGCCCTAAGAGTTGGTCAGCAATGCTTAGCAATTGGAAATCCTTTTGGTTTTGACCATACTCTAACTGTTGGTGTTATCAGTGGTTTAAATCGAGACATTTTCAGTCAAGCTGGGGTGACAATTGGGGGTGGAATTCAAACAGATGCAGCTATTAACCCTGGTAACAGGTTTGTGGATGTGATTCAAAATGTTTTCTATACTGATTATCTTCTTCAAACGAAAATTGCAGTTCCAATTTGCAAAACTCACTTTAGAAACTACTGTTCTGCTAGTACCTAGCATTCTTCAGTACTGGTTTTATGTTTCTGTTATAACTGGTTTTTATTTTTCTGTTATACTGAGCCTAGAACTTAAACAATCCTAAGCATACCCGTCAGTAATTTTCCACCTAACTTACATATGGTTTCTACTCGATACCACTTTACACAATGCATCGAGAGGATCTTTATCTATTGCCAAAGTGTAAAAATGGTGAATAGTGTTTTTACAAGATTGTATCAGTCACTATACAAATGAGGAAGTGGTACGCATTTAAGTGACTAGCATTATGCACCATGATGCAAAGATTACGAGCCAAATTCCTGCTCTAGCAGTTAGCATAATGATTGTATCAGTGGCTAGCATGTTACTCTGAAATTTTGTAACATCATGGTCAAGTTGTGAGACTGACAAACTTTAATTATAGTCTCTTTGTGAAAGCTATTCAGTTAACTATTTCTCTGTACTTGATGTTTTGGTATTTAGTCTACTACATTTGATATCCATGCTTGatcatttttaaaaaaaaaaactgtataCATGCTTGATCATTATCCTATTTATACCCTTGTTTTAGTATCCATTACAGTTTACCTAtgtcgatcatgtatgcaatTGGGGATTTGTATACATTAGGTATTGCTATATCAAGAACCTTTACTATGTTACTGTATTTCTTCATTAAATCTCAGGCACTATGATTTCTTCAACACAAGGTATTACAAAACGGTTTGCTAACCATGTATTTTGATGAACCTCATGCAGTGGTGGTCCTTTGCTTGACTCAAAGGGGCATATGATTGGTATTAACACAGCAATTTTTACACAGACAGGTAAGTTTGTTGCATTTCTGAAAACTGTGCTAGCAAAACATGATCAAGTACCTTAATCCATAAAGTGGTCCTTACGATTAGATGTTTCTATCAGATGTTTGTTCTTTGTATACACGGTTTCACATACCTCAGCATCTATACTCTGTAGTTCATAGCAGTGAGAAGAGCATATGACAGTAGTCTCACAACTGTTGCTTCCTTGATCTTAACTAGCTGATCACGAAGTTTAACTACATATATTTCTGTTTCATTTTTTAGATTGTTTTGTTCATTGTACTGACTGTTGTTGTGACAATATTGAATGACTAGAATTTTCTAGTTTGACATTGGCTTAGACACCTAGAGGCCAGAAGTTTTTTATCTGTTACTATTCTATTATAAAAATGGGATGATATAATTGTATGTTCTGCGCATCCTAGCTGCTAACTAGACCATAAGTTTACATTTTTCCTGCTTTTGTTGACCTGGTAGTGCGTAATCAGATTCCACTATATTTAATTTAACCTACGATTATGTAGTTTCAAGGGTTAGCCTAAGATGCCACTGTTTCCTCGATGTTGCAGGAACATCTGCAGGTGTTGGCTTTGCCATCCCATCATCAACTGTACTTAAAATTGCTCCTCAACTAATTCAGTTTGGAAAAGTATGTTGTCTGCTTATCTTTCAGTCACATTATCATATTCATACTCCAAAGTTTTCTGAACTTGGCCTTGCAACTACCTGCTAGCTGTGATCCCACATGTCAGACAAGTTTTCTGTCATGCATAAACTTAAAACATTGTCCTTCAGTGAGATATAACTATCAACAAACTGTTGCCATTTTAAATGTTTGCATGCAATTTTTTATATTTCAAAAGTGCCCAGTACACAATTATTTCCTTAGcaagtttattttattttttccttttttattaattattaaaGTAAGGTATGGAAATTTGTCCATTGTAGGAGGGTAAGGTTCAGCTGATCAGGTTCTTTGAACAGTATAGTAACCTTTTCAATGACACTGAAACTGTTTTGGTCTGAGTTTTTCTAACTAAAACCAGTTATACTGGCTATATTCTGCAATGCCTTGTACTGTATATATTCACTTCTACTAATCACTTGTACTGTATATATTCTGCCATGCCTTGAAGGGTCTTCTAAATTGAGCTGTTTTCTTATTAGATCATTTGTGTCTGTTCATTGTCGAGGCATATGCTTAGTTTCTTTCATTTGCTTCGGTCTAAGTTTTTTTCACATTTATCTCTTAAGGTCCGCCGTGCTGGCTTGAATGTGGACTTCGCTCCGGATCCCATTGCGTATCAGCTTAATGTTCGCAACGGAGCTCTTATACTGAAGGTAGATTGAACCCGCTGTGGCCTTCTGTTCTACTAGTATCAGCCAAATCAGCAATGCGGCCAATGTTTTATCTGCACTGCCACTCTTtggtacccccccccccccccccccgatcccATCAGATGTTTCTTCTCTGTAGGTTCCTGCGGGCAGCGCAGCAGCCAAAGCAGGTCTGGCTCCTACCGGCAGGGGTTTCGCTGGCAACATTGTTCTCGGAGATGTCGTCACCGCGGTGGACGGCAAACCTGTAAGTGCCTCTGGATGTTCTGTTCGGTCTCTAGTCTCACGGCCGGCAGGCTGTTAAGGTTGTGGACGGACAGTCTTATGAATCCCCTTCTTCTTTCTGATCCTTCTTGTACCGTCATCTATGGAAAAAGGTGAAGGGCAAATCCGACCTGCTGAGGGTTCTGGACGACTACGGCGTCGGAGATGAGGTGACCCTGACGGTCCGGCGAGGCGACGGAACCCTCGAGGTAACCTTGCCCTTGGAAGAGGCAAACATCTGACGCGTCTCTGgagacaacaacaaaaaaaagtccATGTATCCGAGCCGTCGCAGTGTAACCGTGTAAGTTTGTAGCACGGACCAAGGTGGGCACGCGCCCATTTGGAGCGATCTTGGCTAGGAACGAGTCCCGGGGCTCCTCTTCGCCATAGGGGTTCGCTGCACACGTATTGATGTTATGATGTACGTGTACCTTCCCCACGCCTGTTTCCTTAGCATGTCATGCCGCGATCGATCAGTGCTTTAAGTTAAAACCAGCCGCAGGGGATTTAACCAAAGAAAGCTAAAGAGAGGAgagaaggagaggagggggaatgTCCCCGCGACCGGCAAGGCAGCAAAGGAGGGCCCTTTCGCCGCCGCGCGGCGTGGCGGGCTCTCTCTCGGCTTCGGCTTTGGATCTTTGAACGGGGCTGGCTTTTGGCCTCGGACCCACCCacaatccttttttttttccctcgCGGGCACGCCCCCGCTTCCCTTTCCTTCATTCCCTGCGATCCAAGCGCTAACGCTAATCCTTCAGTATTTCGTTCAATCATTTTGTGCTCTGCTTCTGTTTCTTTGCACCAAAGCCGATAGCCACGGGGTTTGCAGGCAGATGCACAGCAGCACAACATCACAAGCAAAGCAAGccctcacaagtcacaacctCAAGTGAAGTATAGTACGAaggggggaaaaagaaaaaaagtagcGTGTTGCCTTGCTTTTGCTCCACCTCCTCACCCCGTCGCTGGTACAGACGCCGGCGTAGACGAGACGAGAGGGCACTGGACACCCCCTATATCACCACCGGAACAAAGGCGCGTGAGGTGGCGCCGTGGCGGCGGGGCATTGTGAAACAGCTTAGCGCAGAGATGCCATGGTAGCCGGAGCTTCCTCTCATCGCCATTGTTCTCATGTCGCGGAGATAGGCTCCGGCACGGCAGTAGCGCACCGCAGCTGGCAATCCGCCAGAGCATCGAtcgcccccggccgccggctgTTGCAAAATGGCAGTGGAGAGGATGAGAAGAGTCCTCAGCCTCGCGGCGCTGGCGGCTCTTGTCCTCGCCGCGCTCCTGAGCTCCGGCCCTGCCGTGGTCCGCGGCGCCCGGGTGCCCGCGGcggctctcgccgccggccagacGGGAGCCCGGGGCGCCTTGCCGCCCGAGCTGCAGCGACGGCCAAGGAGCAGCGgcagccgcaccgccgccgctgcggctaGCGGCGCGCGCGCCGGGCTCGAGCTCGACGCGTCCAGCAgcggggaggccgcggcgggcggcggcccccCCGCCTCCGCGGTGTTCGACCCCGACAGGATGAGCAAGCGCCGGGTCCGGAGAGGCTCCGACCCCATACACAACAAGTGCTGATCGCTCGCTGCCTCGTCGACCCCAGAGCTTCCAattctcttggttttcttctgatttttttctcttctcgAACTTTTTCGCTCTCTATTTCCTCCGCTTCCATTTAgcacttcttctttttttaatcTCTGAGGCTTGAAGAGCTCTTCTGCCTAGGGTGCAAACGATTTCGCCACAGAATGCAATACTAGCTTGTACAGAGAATGCATCGTGCCAATCAAAGACGAGTGGGCACGCTGAGATCGATCCACGTCTTGTATTGTATGCATGTAACCTTGTGTTCAGCTTGAGTTGCTTGGCGATTGTGTAACCGAGCTCCAAATAAAAGTTTACAGGACACGCGCAGTTTCACAGAGACAGCTATCCTCTCAGCCAGCGACAGCAGGCACGTTCTCCATTGGAGATCGGCCGGCGAGGCACACGGTTGGCCCGAGGCCGTTTTGTGGCGCACAAGTGCGTTTGCGGGTGGTGCATCATCCTAGCCCAAGCCTAGGCTGTGCCAAACGCCGACGGGCCGGACACAGAGCCACGGACCATGGAAACATCTCAAC
This sequence is a window from Panicum virgatum strain AP13 chromosome 7K, P.virgatum_v5, whole genome shotgun sequence. Protein-coding genes within it:
- the LOC120642296 gene encoding protease Do-like 8, chloroplastic, whose translation is MRCLTCAASTTAPAARGAVRSVSRRRVVVEGASSATHGGEEAPPRSSRTTCDLGEISSKALFLVSKRQLIALSAFCFSLHSSRYLSALALGEPSVKIEDVTPKIFPSAPLFPTEKRIAELFETNTYSVVNIFDATLRPQLNVTGVVEIPEGNGSGVVWDDSGHIVTNYHVVGSALSKNPKPGEVVARVNILAAEGIQKSFEGKLVGADRAKDLAVLKVDAPTDLLKPINVGQSSALRVGQQCLAIGNPFGFDHTLTVGVISGLNRDIFSQAGVTIGGGIQTDAAINPGNSGGPLLDSKGHMIGINTAIFTQTGTSAGVGFAIPSSTVLKIAPQLIQFGKVRRAGLNVDFAPDPIAYQLNVRNGALILKVPAGSAAAKAGLAPTGRGFAGNIVLGDVVTAVDGKPVKGKSDLLRVLDDYGVGDEVTLTVRRGDGTLEVTLPLEEANI